Proteins encoded in a region of the Trypanosoma brucei gambiense DAL972 chromosome 11, complete sequence genome:
- a CDS encoding mitochondrial carrier protein, putative: protein MTTALRDECSPLQMYSELNPPVAIMTAVPAADMQPAETDNKPRQKSPSSHILASQLASAVSTTMFYPMDTLRIRYMSQDGTIQRQHNGQTYRSIYRAVGVIWKEEGLRALFRGCHVAVLGAVVAWGVYMFVYRKLCEVYNVSSFASRTGMSVVASVTSALLTTPIWLLKTRMQIECRAMGTCGSYSGFFKGFHHVLVTTGVRSLWRGASAQLLLVLPNSLGFPIYDSLKDCINQNIIGISAESCSWVHGRDLTVIEACLCSVVAKVFVVTLSQPFTVLKVRLQDQRWNQGEVRYMTIKQSIPLIIRREGVYGFTRGLASSLLYSVPRGVAYYVLYEKSLQFFSRRV, encoded by the coding sequence ATGACAACCGCCCTACGAGATGAGTGTTCCCCCTTACAAATGTATTCCGAACTTAACCCTCCAGTGGCAATTATGACGGCTGTACCAGCAGCGGATATGCAACCTGCGGAAACTGATAACAAACCACGGCAGAAGTCACCGTCATCACACATTCTCGCTTCACAACTAGCATCTGCCGTCAGCACTACTATGTTTTACCCAATGGATACGCTGCGCATTCGGTACATGTCACAAGACGGCACCATTCAGCGACAGCACAATGGGCAGACGTACCGGTCTATTTACAGAGCTGTGGGTGTGATatggaaggaggagggattGCGTGCCCTCTTTCGTGGATGTCACGTTGCGGTATTGGGGGCTGTTGTAGCGTGGGGCGTGTACATGTTCGTATATCGCAAATTATGCGAGGTTTATAACGTTTCGTCTTTTGCAAGTAGAACTGGGATGTCTGTTGTGGCCAGCGTTACGTCGGCGCTGTTGACGACGCCTATTTGGCTCCTAAAAACTCGGATGCAGATTGAGTGTAGGGCTATGGGTACCTGTGGGAGCTACAGCGGCTTCTTCAAGGGTTTCCACCACGTGCTCGTAACAACAGGCGTTCGTTCGCTTTGGCGTGGAGCGTCTGCGCAGCTCCTACTCGTTTTGCCCAATTCGCTCGGCTTTCCTATTTACGACTCGCTAAAGGACTGCATAAACCAAAACATAATAGGGATTTCCGCAGAATCCTGTAGTTGGGTGCATGGACGCGACCTAACCGTAATAGAGGCGTGCCTTTGCTCAGTCGTCGCGAAAGTTTTTGTGGTGACCCTCTCTCAGCCATTCACGGTGCTGAAGGTCCGACTGCAGGATCAACGCTGGAATCAAGGGGAGGTAAGATACATGACGATTAAACAGTCGATTCCGCTCATCATAAGACGAGAGGGTGTGTACGGCTTCACACGAGGGTTAGCTTCATCACTGTTATACTCGGTTCCGCGTGGTGTTGCATATTACGTTCTCTACGAGAAGTCTCTGCAGTTCTTCTCCCGCCGCGTCTGA
- a CDS encoding mitochondrial carrier protein, putative codes for MAQSTARHVMNTPQPQQGQNLTPAETDNKPRQKSPSSHILASQLASAVSTTMFYPMDTLRIRYMSQDGTIQRQHNGQTYRSIYRAVGVIWKEEGLRALFRGCHVAVLGAVVAWGVYMFVYHALCDLYIPTSNKRAGDDFLFRTVLSSIASCSCAVVGNPIWLLKTRMQIEEIASREAAVAGASIFRNSKNYTSFFGGLRYAIQTDGVLSLWRGVSAQVLLGLPNALNFPAYEALKSFWLQRSDRETLYSYEACICSTASKTAVSIIGYPLHVVKTRMQDQRSRRGDLQYVSFLQSAWLVLQTHGFAGLYRGMVPSLLHSVPRLALTFVLYEKLMQQNFF; via the coding sequence ATGGCACAAAGTACTGCTCGTCACGTAATGAACACGCCGCAGCCCCAACAGGGTCAGAACTTAACACCTGCGGAAACTGATAACAAACCACGGCAGAAGTCACCGTCATCACACATTCTCGCTTCACAACTAGCATCTGCCGTCAGCACTACTATGTTTTACCCAATGGATACGCTGCGCATTCGGTACATGTCACAAGACGGCACCATTCAGCGACAGCACAATGGGCAGACGTACCGGTCTATTTACAGAGCTGTGGGTGTGATatggaaggaggagggattGCGTGCTCTCTTTCGTGGATGTCACGTTGCGGTATTGGGGGCTGTTGTAGCGTGGGGCGTGTACATGTTCGTATATCACGCGCTGTGCGACCTGTACATCCCAACAAGTAACAAAAGAGCGGGGGACGATTTCTTGTTTCGCACTGTTCTTTCCAGTATTGCCAGTTGCAGTTGCGCAGTCGTGGGAAACCCTATTTGGCTCCTAAAAACTCGGATGCAGATCGAGGAAATCGCCTCACGTGAGGCGGCAGTGGCTGGAGCTTCTATCTTtcgaaacagcaaaaattACACGTCATTCTTTGGTGGGTTAAGATACGCTATTCAAACTGACGGTGTTTTGTCGCTGTGGCGTGGTGTCTCCGCACAGGTCCTGCTAGGTTTACCGAACGCACTTAACTTTCCCGCTTATGAGGCACTGAAGTCGTTCTGGTTGCAGCGCAGTGACCGAGAAACCCTTTACAGTTATGAGGCGTGCATTTGTTCAACAGCCAGCAAAACTGCGGTTTCGATCATCGGGTATCCCCTACACGTTGTTAAGACAAGAATGCAAGATCAGAGAAGTCGCCGAGGTGATTTACAATATGTTTCGTTTCTGCAGTCAGCCTGGCTCGTGCTGCAGACCCATGGATTTGCTGGTTTGTACCGTGGCATGGTGCCGTCCTTGCTGCACTCAGTCCCACGTCTTGCGCTCACATTCGTTCTGTACGAGAAGTTAATGCAGcagaattttttttag